Sequence from the Exiguobacterium aurantiacum genome:
GCCGTACCGATCTATACGGCGGCGACCAAGCGACGTTGCTCGGGTCGATCGATCGAATGCGTCAATTGTTGCCGGCTGAGACGGTGCTCTATTCCGGTCATGGACCGAAGACTACGCTCGAGGCCGAGATTCGGACAAATCCGTTTTTCGATCGATGAATCAAAAAAAGATTGTCTCGCGAGGAGACAATCTTTTTTTACATTTGGAAGTTACTCCAATACGTGAAGACGACGAAGAAGACAGTCAAATACGCGCCGAACACGTATACATACGTTTTTTCAGTGAGTTTCAAGTAGCCTAGTGCGACGAAGAAAATAGTTTGAGCTAAAAAGACAAGCCCCATTACGACGAAGTCACCACTATGTTCGCTACTGCTTTGATCTCCACCGAGTGCGCCCACGAAAGCAAGCGCCGCGATCAACCCAGTCCAAAAGCCTAGGACACGGAACATTCTCGCCATGTTAATCCCCCCATACGTGCATTATTCCATTCTCATTCACTATTTTACCAACACATTCAGAAAAATGCTATGAAAACGTGTGAATTGAGCAAAATAATCGTGAAAAATATGTGAAATAATCGGGTTGAACAAAGTTGTACAAAAAATAAAAAAACTTGTACAAACTATGTACAAAACGGGTATAAGGTTGTATAATCCAATTACACACATCGAACGACTTGTTCTACACATTATGAGGAGGTATTGAAATGGCCAATGAATTGATGTTCTATACGTACCCGAGCTGTACTTCATGCCGTAAGACGAAAGCGTTTTTACAAGAGCAGCACCTCGAGGTGAGTGAGCGCCATATCTTCCGGAACGCTCCGACAGTAGATGAGTTGATGACGTTGTTGGCACTTAGCGAAAACGGTGTCGACTCGCTTCTCGCGACGAGAAGTCAGGCGTTCAAACAGTTGGACATCGACGTCGAAGATTTGAAGCTGAGCGAGTTGCTCAAATTGATGAGCGACAACCCGAAACTATTAAAACGTCCAATCTTGACGGATGGCAACGAAGTCATTGTCGGTTATGACAAAGCGACTATCGAAGCGTATGCCCGCCGTTTCGAATCAACAACTGCAAACGTTTCTTGACACAAGTCCACTATCCAACGAGTGGGCTTTTTTTTATGCTTTTGTTGAGGTGGTGGAGATGAAACGATTGATCGAGCGTGTCGTGGGAGCGGCGCGTAATTTGAATGCGAGCGATGTCCATTTCATGCCCTGCGGAGACGAAGTGATGATTCAAGTCCGGCACGGGACGCTCTTGCATCGACTGGAATCGATGACGCGGATTGACTATGATCGCTTGACCCTACATATGAAATATTGGTGCTCGCTGACGGAGACCGACCATCGTGTGCCCCAGTCAGGCATGTACGTCGGAACCGAGGACGCGATCCGGGTCACGTTTTTACCGTCGTTCGACCATACGCTCATGTCGTGGCGGCTCCCGAACGCCTCGTTCCAGTTGTCCGAGTTGCTTGACGACGAGGATGTGGGCCGCTTTTTAAAGTTGGCTATGCTCCGGCAAGGATTGTTATTGATTGGTGGCGCGACGGGGGCAGGCAAGACGACGGTCCTTTATGCCTTTTTGCAAAGTTTGACGGGACGCCGCATCGTGACAATCGAGAACCCCCCGGAGAAACAAGTGCCGGGAGTGATTCAACTCGAGGTCAACCCGAGAGCGGGACTTGACCATCGCAGTCTATTGAAAGAGACACTTCGGGCCGACCCAGACGTCATCGTCATCGGAGAGATCCGGACGAGCGAGGAGTTGCGGGTGGCACACGACGCGGCGCTCAGTGGCCATTTGACGATTGCGACGTTCCATACGGCAAGTGTCGAGGACGGCGAACATCGGCTCGAACAGCTCGTCGGCAAGATGGAGGTCGCCCGTCATTGGTGCATCCTGCACCGGGAAGAAGAGGTGAGTTGTTCATGGTCCGAGACCAGATGAGTAAAGACTTGTTCACAATCCGTCGCTTTCTCAGGCTGCAGGCCCGTGGTGTCGGATTGAAAAAGACGTTCGAAACACTTGAGCTTCATGAACGGGGAAGAGCAAAACAAGTGATTCGGGACATGCGGCTTCAACTCGAGCAAGGTCGGCCGCTCGCCGAGGTGTTCTCGGGTCTCGTCACCGATCCGAGAATGCGCGAGATGCTCGTCACGGCGGAGCGGGGTCATCATTTTTTGGAAGGGCTCGAGCAAGTGCTCGTCTTGTCGACGATGCGCCGGAATCTGCAGCAAGAGCTCAAACAATTGGCGCGGTATCCACTCGTGATTTTGACGATGTTGCTTGGACTCGGGGCGATCTATGCACTTTATATCTTCCCGAAATTGCTGTCGATGGTGGACGTCGAGGCGCTAGATGGGGTAAACGCAATTCTGTTGTCCCGTTGGTTTTTCCCGGGTCTATTCATCGGCTTGCTCGTGACCGGGACGGCCCTCTACTGGAACGGGAGACGCGGTCGGCTCGTGCCGCTACGTGTCGTCGAACGGGGCAGGCGGCTGTACGTCACGTATTTGTTCGTCAGTGAGATCTCGCTCTTAAGTGAAGGGCAAGGTTCGGTCCGTCATATCATCGAGCGTTTGTCTCGGGGCGACGGGGAAGTCGCGGCCATCGCGAGACGGATCCATGAGCGTATGTCGGACGGTCTTGAACTCGAAGAGGCGGCCCGGCAAGAACGGTTGCTCGAGCATGAGGTCGTCAGTCTGTTCGGCGTAGGTACAGTGAGCGGGGAGCTTGGAACGATCATGACGATGCATCGTGACCTCGTGTTTGAGGAGATGGAGTTGTACTGGAAACAGTTGATCACCAAGGCCGAGCCGGTATTATACGGATTTTTGACGATGATGGTGACGATGATCTTCTACACGATTTATTTACCGGTTAAATTGATTATGGCTCAACTATAACAAGGAGGAACAACCACATGACACGATTCAAATCGGAACAAGGATTCACGCTCGTCGAAATGGCTGCTGTCTTACTCATCATCTCGGTATTGCTGTTGCTGCTCGTCCCTTCGATGTCAGACGGGAAATCTCGGGCGGACAGTGTCAGTTGTGAAGGGAGCGTCCGGATCGTCGAGTCAGAGATCAACTTGTATTATGCGGAACACAAAGCTTACCCGGAGACGTTGGCGGTGATTAAACGCGCCTCGACGGAAAGTCCGCTCGAGTATAGCTGTCAATCGATGGTATACACGTATGCGCCGACGACCGGTACGTTGACGAAACAATGAGGCAAGACGGATATACGTTGGTCGAGATGGCATCTGTCCTCGTCATCTTGTCGCTCCTGCTGTTGATGACGACCCCGGTCGTCCGTTCGATGGATCGATTGGCTTTGTTTGACTTCACCGAGGCGCTCGTGAGCGATATTAATGAGGTTGGCCAATATCCATACGTCGCCACCGATGAAGCTTGTGTGCCGCGTCTGCGGTGGTACATAAAAGAGCGGCGCTATCAAATCGCCTGTGGCACGACGCCAATCGCATCGCGCATCGTGCCGGAAGGGGTCGAGATGAGCCTTCCGGCCACGAGTGAGATCGTCTTCTCGCGTACGGAGGCGACGTATGCCGGGCAGTGGAAATTTTATACGGGGCCGACGATGGTGACGTTGAAGTTTAGAATGGGGACGTATGAGCCGGAGGTGCTTCGCGTTGACGGACGATGAGCAAGGCATCACATTTTGGGAAATCTGTCTCAGTTTGGCGCTTCTCTTGGCGTGGGTCGGGGTCGTCGCGCCTTTTGTCGAAGCCGCGACGGAGCGGGTCGACCGTCTCGAAACGACCGTCAGACGCTACGAACGGCTACAAGGGGAGGTGTTGCGCGATGCAGTCGAGCCGAGTGGACGCTCAGAAGTATGCGATGGGGACCTGTGTCTCCCGACGCTTTGAGCAAGGTTTCACGTTACTCGAAGTGAGTTTCACGCTGCTCTTGATCCCTCTGTTCGTCGGACTGGCGGTTCACTTTTTGGCACTCGGACAAGCGT
This genomic interval carries:
- a CDS encoding prepilin-type N-terminal cleavage/methylation domain-containing protein, whose protein sequence is MTRFKSEQGFTLVEMAAVLLIISVLLLLLVPSMSDGKSRADSVSCEGSVRIVESEINLYYAEHKAYPETLAVIKRASTESPLEYSCQSMVYTYAPTTGTLTKQ
- a CDS encoding ATPase, T2SS/T4P/T4SS family; its protein translation is MKRLIERVVGAARNLNASDVHFMPCGDEVMIQVRHGTLLHRLESMTRIDYDRLTLHMKYWCSLTETDHRVPQSGMYVGTEDAIRVTFLPSFDHTLMSWRLPNASFQLSELLDDEDVGRFLKLAMLRQGLLLIGGATGAGKTTVLYAFLQSLTGRRIVTIENPPEKQVPGVIQLEVNPRAGLDHRSLLKETLRADPDVIVIGEIRTSEELRVAHDAALSGHLTIATFHTASVEDGEHRLEQLVGKMEVARHWCILHREEEVSCSWSETR
- a CDS encoding DUF2626 domain-containing protein, whose amino-acid sequence is MARMFRVLGFWTGLIAALAFVGALGGDQSSSEHSGDFVVMGLVFLAQTIFFVALGYLKLTEKTYVYVFGAYLTVFFVVFTYWSNFQM
- a CDS encoding type II secretion system F family protein, producing the protein MVRDQMSKDLFTIRRFLRLQARGVGLKKTFETLELHERGRAKQVIRDMRLQLEQGRPLAEVFSGLVTDPRMREMLVTAERGHHFLEGLEQVLVLSTMRRNLQQELKQLARYPLVILTMLLGLGAIYALYIFPKLLSMVDVEALDGVNAILLSRWFFPGLFIGLLVTGTALYWNGRRGRLVPLRVVERGRRLYVTYLFVSEISLLSEGQGSVRHIIERLSRGDGEVAAIARRIHERMSDGLELEEAARQERLLEHEVVSLFGVGTVSGELGTIMTMHRDLVFEEMELYWKQLITKAEPVLYGFLTMMVTMIFYTIYLPVKLIMAQL
- a CDS encoding Spx/MgsR family RNA polymerase-binding regulatory protein; the encoded protein is MANELMFYTYPSCTSCRKTKAFLQEQHLEVSERHIFRNAPTVDELMTLLALSENGVDSLLATRSQAFKQLDIDVEDLKLSELLKLMSDNPKLLKRPILTDGNEVIVGYDKATIEAYARRFESTTANVS
- a CDS encoding prepilin-type N-terminal cleavage/methylation domain-containing protein; protein product: MRQDGYTLVEMASVLVILSLLLLMTTPVVRSMDRLALFDFTEALVSDINEVGQYPYVATDEACVPRLRWYIKERRYQIACGTTPIASRIVPEGVEMSLPATSEIVFSRTEATYAGQWKFYTGPTMVTLKFRMGTYEPEVLRVDGR